A genomic stretch from Nitrobacter winogradskyi Nb-255 includes:
- the nuoN gene encoding NADH-quinone oxidoreductase subunit NuoN, protein MMFEAAGYQLLPVLPEVALAVGAMVLLLIGAWCGQRAAGLVTGLAICLLIGAGVIEYLLPSGKLVTFGGSFIVDDFARFLKILALLGSAATLVLSREFLQDQSRRMFEFAILVMLSTVGMMVLISAADLIMLYLGLELMSLALYVVAASNRDNVKSTEAGLKYFVLGALASGMLLYGASLIYGFTGTVSFAGIAAAAKSGSIGVVFGIVFLLAGLCFKVSVVPFHMWTPDVYEGAPTPVTAFFASAPKIAAMAVFTRVVLTAFSGVVAEWQQIVVFVAIASMALGSFGAIGQRNIKRLMAYSSIGHMGFALVGLAAGTVEGAQGVVLYLVIYTVMTFGAFTVILAMSRNGQPLEQISDFAGLSRTNPLLAFCFAMLLFSLAGIPPLAGFFAKFYVFSAAIKAGLFALSVIGVITSVVGAFYYLNVIKVMYFDERAEATDAVHLELRSIVAATALFNMLFFAYPGPLVSAATAAAKSLF, encoded by the coding sequence ATGATGTTTGAGGCTGCCGGATATCAACTTCTTCCCGTCCTACCGGAGGTCGCTCTGGCGGTCGGCGCGATGGTTTTGCTGCTGATCGGGGCGTGGTGCGGCCAGCGCGCGGCCGGTCTCGTGACCGGCCTTGCGATCTGTCTCCTGATCGGGGCCGGCGTGATCGAGTATCTGTTGCCGAGCGGCAAGCTGGTTACGTTCGGCGGCAGCTTCATCGTCGATGACTTCGCTCGATTCTTGAAGATACTCGCCTTGCTCGGCTCCGCGGCGACGCTCGTTCTGTCGCGGGAGTTTCTTCAGGACCAGTCGCGCCGGATGTTCGAGTTCGCGATCCTCGTGATGCTTTCGACGGTCGGCATGATGGTGCTGATTTCGGCGGCCGACCTGATCATGCTGTATCTCGGGCTCGAATTAATGAGCCTTGCGCTTTACGTGGTGGCGGCGAGCAACCGCGACAATGTGAAGTCGACCGAGGCGGGCTTGAAATACTTCGTTCTCGGCGCGCTAGCGTCGGGGATGTTGCTCTACGGCGCGTCACTCATCTACGGTTTCACGGGAACCGTCAGCTTCGCCGGTATTGCCGCCGCCGCGAAGAGCGGCAGCATCGGCGTCGTCTTCGGCATCGTCTTTCTGCTGGCCGGCCTTTGTTTCAAGGTGTCGGTGGTGCCGTTCCATATGTGGACGCCGGATGTTTACGAGGGAGCGCCGACGCCGGTCACGGCCTTCTTCGCCTCGGCGCCGAAGATCGCGGCGATGGCGGTGTTCACCCGCGTGGTGCTGACGGCATTCTCCGGGGTCGTCGCCGAGTGGCAGCAGATCGTGGTTTTCGTGGCGATCGCGTCCATGGCGCTGGGCTCGTTCGGCGCGATCGGACAGCGCAACATCAAGCGCCTGATGGCTTATTCCTCGATCGGCCACATGGGTTTCGCTCTGGTCGGTCTCGCCGCCGGAACGGTTGAAGGCGCGCAGGGCGTCGTGCTGTATCTCGTCATCTATACCGTGATGACGTTCGGGGCCTTCACGGTCATCCTCGCCATGAGCCGTAACGGTCAGCCGCTCGAACAGATCAGCGACTTCGCGGGATTGTCGCGGACAAATCCGCTGCTGGCGTTTTGCTTCGCCATGCTGCTGTTCTCACTGGCCGGAATACCGCCGCTGGCCGGGTTCTTCGCCAAGTTTTATGTGTTCAGCGCCGCCATCAAGGCGGGGCTGTTCGCGCTGTCTGTGATCGGCGTCATCACCAGCGTGGTCGGCGCATTCTACTATCTCAACGTGATCAAGGTGATGTATTTCGACGAGCGGGCCGAGGCGACGGACGCTGTTCATCTCGAATTGCGTTCGATCGTGGCCGCGACCGCGCTTTTCAACATGCTGTTCTTCGCGTATCCCGGACCTCTGGTCAGCGCCGCCACGGCGGCTGCGAAGTCACTGTTCTGA